AAATTAGTCTCATCACTAATTACATCATTTATCCCTAAATCATCACCATTAACATCCAATTCAATATCGTTTACGGATAATTCTTTATCGTCAACTACAAAAGGCACGTTTAAACCACCACcaatgttttctttattcTTATGTATGTCCTTAATTGGCACGGAAACCGTTTCAAACTcatttttaatcatatttttactattattataataaatatcatctttatcgctatatacattatttatattattaggAAATGAAGAATCTCGACTTTCAATTAAATTGACTTTGTTAGTTGTTGTTGGCGCACTTATGGACTTTAAATCACAATTATTTTCATCTTGAACAATGTTTttgttatgattattattgGGTGTCAGGAACAATTCAGGTGAAGAAGATTTTGTGTGTTGAGGAGTGGTCGGCAATGAATAATctacaaaatatttaagaaaaagattATTGGTAACATATGGAGGCAAACAAAACACTTACTATCGTAAGCATAGGTTCCATCACCTGCAGAGGTAAAATCGCCAAATTCATCTTCATCTTCATCCAACGTAAGTACCATAGGAGGTGGAGAATTGCTTACTAATGGTGGAATTATATTAGACATCTAAAACCAATCTATACTCAATTTTATAGAACACTaacaataaaaacgtttttaaaacgTTGTAAAGCAATTACTTAATTAGGTGATAAGAATAATCGCTAAAGTTGAaacgtaaaaatgttttttttggaCTAAAGATAGTTGTTATTACTTACCTAcctgtataattttaataagtaaCAACGAATTTCTTGTTTACCGAATAAACGTGTAACTGCAACTATTTAGTCAGGTCCAAGGCGGGGGTATAAATGGTTCAATAAATACGATAAGGTTATTTATTTGGCAGAACCTGTTcgacaaatatttaaacagaGTTCCTTTCGATGAACTTGGGCACAGAACAACAAACGGCCATATTGATTTACAACTGTCATTCTAGAAGTCTTAAGTGAAGTTAgttcaaaaatatcaaagaaaaattatacatatttaaagatttctaatataataatattacacTATAAACTATTAATAGTTTAATGTATCTGTAAAGTAAATGTGTGGCGTAGAAAGACTAATAAAATtcggataataaattttaagcgTAATAACTTCTATGTAGCGCCACCTTTTGTTCAACTAAAGTTTGTATTGGCAAATGCGAACTCAAAATACCGTTCAACTTCATATATTTACCATATAAATTATGACGATACTTTCAAATCGGTTCAAACGAGACTGGGAATCGCTATATTGTACAAATCGGTATAAATTCAAcaggttttaaataaaattgaaatttttagtcGCACCATCTATTATCCATTTACCAAGgtacacatttatttttattaaagccAGCTACCATAGCGTAATACACAaccacaaaaacataaaagttCCTATACAtgaattgtaaatatttatagaataataatgtaaaaatcGCTAATTTATATGCAATATATTTATTCTTATATGTAAAacataaatcgattaaaaatacaattaaaatttgtgtCGAAACAATTTGTCCGTTAAAAATaagaagtttaattttttaaggttGGCGGTacatacaaaagttttagtgtCATAAAAGAACGTTACAAAAACTTCCGGAATTTTTCTGAACTTATTTCTGCGTGTAATTTAGAAAGAAAACCAAAAGATAAGAAAACAATATAGTTTACGATTGAATAAAATTGTCGTTAATGTGAGTTTTTTCACTAAAAGTTACCTCAAGGACTGTTTTTTATGATCTAATTCACATCTTGGGGTAAGAAATAACATCAAATAATTAAGATGCCAAGAACAAAACGTGGAAAATCTACTTCTACTAAGTCCACTACAAGCATAAAGCTGCCAAAGTCCTCACTAAGAGCCTTTAATGAATCATTTATGGAAGGAGGTAAATTTTAAACAGATGTGTTTTAAAGAGTTGTATAAAAAACGGGATTGAATTTTAGCTGACATGATTTTGGAGCATATAGACGCCAGACTTGAAAAAGAGATAGCCcaaatacaaattttctttcaaGGAGTGAAGATGCAAAAATCAtcatgtttaaataaaacggtAGAAGAAATGgtgagttttaaaattaatccatgttatttttttatattcaacaattctttttttgtaatttgtagATAGCAACTGGTTTTCTTTcactttcaaatttaaatagttTGTCTACTACTTCGAATTTAGCAGGTGCTGCAATTAGCAcagttaaaaaatcaaatggtAATCAAGGAAGAAGCAGTAGATTACGAAATAAATCTAAAGACGATGAAGGTTTGATTTACAAATAtacttttcatttaaatttgttaaattcaTGCTTTTGTGTTGGGTTCTTTTTATAATACtatcttttttcttatttaattgtttaatatttatatgcaATAACTCCATCATTACAtttctaacatgttaaacctTTACGGTTACTTAGGTTATCTTACAGCTGGAAGTCGTACAAGTTCTTTAACACGTGAATCAAAAACCAAGAAAACAATGACGGTGAAGAAAAATACTCGCAGATCAAAATCTTGTTCAAACAACAATGGTCCtgtaattaattatacaaCACCATCCAATAAACCACAAAATTTTGGTTATATTACAccaaaagttaaattaaacaCACCACAAGCCCTTTTACGGAGACCAGATATGGGAGAAATGGCGTTTTCTGTACAAGGAAGTCCATTAATGACGTCTGATACTCAACCAAAAAAtgcaaatattaatattcCTTTGAAGAATGGTCAAGTTGTCTCCATTCAACCGTTCGGAATGTTAAATGATTCCCAAGTTCCCGAACTTGATTCTCATATGATGGAACAAATGAATACCCTCCAAaagaatttaatgaaatttattgaaaaaaatatgaaaaaatgaagatgacaacatttaattgtaataatacttagattatttattttgagacTACTTAGTTCAatagtatttttataaaaatttattctacCAGTTATAACATAGCCGttactttttctgtatttcaTACTATATCTGTATTTTATCAagtatttgtaaaataaaacgtgtttttcattcttaacacatttcaatattattatgCCAAATATTTATCCTACTAATTAACCTTTATAATTATGAGGTAACTTCAAAACAATCTATCCAACACATTGTAGGGGACTACCCTATAAGATTAGGGCAGAAGAAGACTTCTTTGATTTAGCATCCCAAGCTTTGGAGTTCTACCCAAATtggatataaaattttatattttagttgTACTTCTTACGGACTGTTATGTATCTGCATCTTTGTGTTGTGTCTTACAAAACATTTTGGCTGGACAATTGTTCCAGCCATCAAATACTTCGAGCAAATTAAAGTTATTGAATTTCTCTCAAAATTGAATACTCGGTAGATAGTTGTGTAGGTTAGGCAACCATATAACCAGTCATGGTAACTTAGATATGCATAGCAGGTAGGTAGAAAGTATTAATAAGATGATATATTACAGGTAATACATAAAATGGATCTCTTCGCccaattttctaattttattgcaATTAACACAATGGCAAAAGAATTAACCCTCGTTAATCGACAGACTCACCTATAACTCGTTTATTTATGATCTATAATAAAATAGTCGTGTCATAATTtgtttcaaacaattttttatatgttatgTATATCATGAAATCGACAATTCCTGTTCATAATcgtttgtaattaaattacaattggTCCATTTGCATTAATACGCGATACACGCATACGTTACAGTGTCGACCTTGCAAGTTAGAGCGAAATGAACGCAACTGGTTGCTGTAACGCGCACCGTCTTTATTATTCTATTATGACTACGATCTAATCTTTGTAGATAAGTCAGTTTGCAGATGAATGACGATCAAACTTATTAAGTATCCCAAAGaatgtatatatatacatagCTAAGTAGTTCGTGAATGGTTTAAACAAAcgtattttcattttataatagTATTTATAATGGTTGTGGTGATATAGTGATATTTTACAAGTtgtaaagtttaattttattcatgcGAGCGTTCCAGCATCGTCAAAGGAGCAACACTTGGGGTAGCGGAGGACCTTCTACCGCCCAAGTGCCAAGAGCTCCAAGAAGATCGCTATGTGTAATTGAAAcggtaaattaattataatatgataaaaaaattaaattgatatttaTGAACCATGTTAATTTTGATCACGTATCTTATCTTAATGATTTACACTTTAGAACAATGTATAAGTACATATCATAGAAATGATTAGGAGTTCTAAAAACTGTAACTAGTTGTAAAACAAGaatcaaaataatgtattaatcacactttattagattttcttaaaatcaaatatcaaatttgtttGAATCACAGATAACGACAATACCGACATATAATGTGGCCAATGTGAGACGTTCAGTCGTTTAATGTCAAGATCGATAGGTGGCACTAAGTCGTCttttttatagatttgaattttaattcaaaattggaaatattctagattatatacatatagatCTAAAAATCTATATAAATGTCAATCTATATGTGTCGGAAATATTCCCCAATAATTTCAAGGGTGccaattttaaaacaagaaaaaaactaTATTCTCGATCACGTTATTTGTACACACgatctaaaaaatcatattctgaattaattatttataattttattaaaattaatatttttcaataaaacattaaggtactaattatttattactttataaaaaaatagattgtGATAATATGAAACATCCCGAAGGGGATTATCGGCGAGTTGGGAAAAGAAACAGAATGATAATCATTCAATCGGAATttgcaaaagtgaaagagagacGAACATCGACtgtaattttgacgtttctgaCATCACACACAATGTTCGTCGTTGTATTTACTCGTTATATCGTTCGttcgtaattttcttttaaatctaattttttcgTCTAAATAAATATCGTAATCCTTCGCGGCTGTGAAAcgaaaaattcattttagtGTAAATGTTCGCTTGGGCTTGTAGTTAACCTTCATACTTCTACTACAAGAAAAAAAACCATAATATTTTCATGGCATCTGATAATCTGTACGGGTACGTGCCCAGGATAGGAATAGATGGATATGTAAGTAATATAATACTCAGTTAAATGCGATTACATCGATATAATATACACACCTCTAAATTATGccgatttttattatcaattaatttacggacataacctagaaataaTGATTgtagttatttt
This genomic stretch from Onthophagus taurus isolate NC chromosome 7, IU_Otau_3.0, whole genome shotgun sequence harbors:
- the LOC111422856 gene encoding borealin isoform X2; the encoded protein is MPRTKRGKSTSTKSTTSIKLPKSSLRAFNESFMEGADMILEHIDARLEKEIAQIQIFFQGVKMQKSSCLNKTVEEMIATGFLSLSNLNSLSTTSNLAGAAISTVKKSNGNQGRSSRLRNKSKDDEAGSRTSSLTRESKTKKTMTVKKNTRRSKSCSNNNGPVINYTTPSNKPQNFGYITPKVKLNTPQALLRRPDMGEMAFSVQGSPLMTSDTQPKNANINIPLKNGQVVSIQPFGMLNDSQVPELDSHMMEQMNTLQKNLMKFIEKNMKK
- the LOC111422856 gene encoding borealin isoform X1; the protein is MPRTKRGKSTSTKSTTSIKLPKSSLRAFNESFMEGADMILEHIDARLEKEIAQIQIFFQGVKMQKSSCLNKTVEEMIATGFLSLSNLNSLSTTSNLAGAAISTVKKSNGNQGRSSRLRNKSKDDEGYLTAGSRTSSLTRESKTKKTMTVKKNTRRSKSCSNNNGPVINYTTPSNKPQNFGYITPKVKLNTPQALLRRPDMGEMAFSVQGSPLMTSDTQPKNANINIPLKNGQVVSIQPFGMLNDSQVPELDSHMMEQMNTLQKNLMKFIEKNMKK